The following coding sequences are from one Verrucosispora sp. WMMD573 window:
- the yicI gene encoding alpha-xylosidase produces MKFTDGYWQLRPGVSVLRPGTVESVEPDERSFTVFAPIGRITGRGDTLNRPVITVRFFSPAPGVVGVTIGHHTGGLPKQPRFTLAEGTEHPVQVEVTGLSARLTTGELTVRVALTGPWRVDFLRGDRFVTSSTERSIGAVTDAKGNKYVHERLALGVGETIYGLGERFGAYVKNGQAVDIWNADGGTASEQAYKNVPFYLSSAGYGVFVDHPEHVSFEVGSEVVSQTQFSVPGQSLTYHLIDGPTPKDVLRRYTALTGRPARVPAWSYGLWLSTSFTTSYDEKTVTEFIDGMAERDLPLSVFHFDCFWMRQFHWVDFIWDPATFPDPEGMLRRLHERGLKVCVWINPYIAQRSYLFEEGRRAGYLVRNPDGSVWQWDKWQAGMALVDFTNPDAVDWFAGKLKVLLDMGVDCFKTDFGERIPTDVVWHDGSDPQRMHNYYAYLYNKTVFELLAAERGEGEAVVFARSATAGGQQFPVHWGGDCESTFVAMAESLRGGLSLAASGFGYWSHDIGGFEGTPDPAVFKRWIAFGLLSSHSRLHGSGSYRVPWAYDDEAVDVLRHFTRLKLSLMPYLAAAAEEAHREGVPVMRPMVLEFPDDPTAAYLDRQYMLGPDLLVAPVMSADGQVTYYVPAGTWTQLTTGAQVTGPGWVTEKHDFDSVPVLARPGSVIAFGSVTDRPDYPWADGVRLRMFAPAPGQRTRVRVPAPDGGPGTEFEVSYQDGTASAELVAGASSGYECEVTGVAT; encoded by the coding sequence GTGAAGTTCACCGACGGGTACTGGCAACTGCGTCCCGGGGTCAGCGTGCTGCGCCCCGGGACGGTGGAGTCGGTGGAGCCGGACGAACGGTCCTTCACCGTATTCGCACCCATCGGGCGGATCACCGGGCGCGGGGACACTCTCAACCGGCCGGTGATCACCGTACGGTTCTTCTCTCCCGCCCCGGGCGTGGTCGGGGTGACCATCGGCCACCACACCGGCGGCCTGCCCAAGCAGCCACGGTTCACCCTCGCCGAGGGCACCGAGCATCCGGTGCAGGTGGAGGTCACCGGGCTCAGCGCGCGGTTGACCACCGGCGAGCTGACCGTCCGGGTCGCGCTGACCGGTCCGTGGCGGGTGGACTTCCTGCGTGGCGACCGGTTCGTCACCTCGTCCACCGAGCGCAGCATCGGCGCGGTCACCGACGCCAAGGGCAACAAGTACGTACACGAGCGGCTGGCCCTGGGCGTCGGCGAGACCATCTACGGGCTGGGCGAGCGTTTCGGCGCGTACGTCAAGAACGGCCAGGCCGTCGACATCTGGAACGCCGATGGCGGCACCGCCAGCGAGCAGGCGTACAAGAACGTGCCGTTCTATCTCAGCAGCGCCGGTTACGGGGTCTTCGTGGACCATCCGGAGCACGTCTCGTTCGAGGTCGGCTCCGAGGTGGTGTCGCAGACCCAGTTCAGCGTGCCGGGCCAGTCGCTGACGTACCACCTGATCGACGGACCCACCCCGAAGGACGTGCTGCGCCGCTACACCGCGCTGACCGGCCGGCCGGCGCGGGTGCCGGCCTGGTCGTACGGGCTGTGGCTGTCCACCTCGTTCACCACCTCGTACGACGAGAAGACGGTCACCGAGTTCATCGACGGCATGGCCGAGCGGGACCTGCCGCTGTCGGTGTTCCACTTCGACTGCTTCTGGATGCGGCAGTTCCACTGGGTCGACTTCATCTGGGATCCGGCGACCTTCCCGGACCCGGAGGGGATGCTGCGCCGGCTGCACGAGCGTGGCCTGAAGGTGTGCGTCTGGATCAACCCGTACATCGCCCAGCGGTCGTACCTGTTCGAGGAGGGTCGGCGGGCCGGCTACCTGGTCCGCAACCCGGACGGTTCGGTCTGGCAGTGGGACAAGTGGCAGGCCGGCATGGCGCTCGTCGACTTCACCAACCCGGACGCGGTCGACTGGTTCGCCGGAAAGCTCAAGGTGCTGCTCGACATGGGCGTCGACTGTTTCAAGACCGACTTCGGCGAGCGCATCCCCACCGATGTGGTCTGGCACGACGGCTCGGACCCGCAACGGATGCACAACTACTACGCGTACCTGTACAACAAGACCGTCTTCGAGCTGCTGGCGGCCGAGCGTGGGGAGGGCGAGGCGGTCGTCTTCGCGCGCTCGGCGACCGCCGGCGGTCAGCAGTTCCCGGTGCACTGGGGCGGCGACTGCGAGTCGACATTCGTGGCGATGGCCGAGTCGCTGCGCGGTGGTCTGTCGCTGGCCGCCTCCGGGTTCGGCTACTGGAGCCACGACATCGGCGGCTTCGAGGGCACTCCCGACCCGGCGGTGTTCAAACGCTGGATCGCCTTCGGCCTGCTGTCGTCGCACTCACGGCTGCACGGCTCCGGCTCGTACCGGGTGCCGTGGGCGTACGACGACGAGGCGGTCGACGTGCTGCGCCACTTCACCCGGCTCAAGCTGAGCCTGATGCCGTACCTCGCGGCAGCGGCCGAGGAGGCCCACCGCGAGGGCGTACCGGTGATGCGGCCGATGGTCCTGGAGTTCCCCGACGATCCGACCGCCGCGTACCTCGACCGGCAGTACATGCTCGGCCCGGACCTGCTTGTCGCACCGGTGATGAGCGCCGACGGCCAGGTGACCTACTACGTGCCCGCCGGCACCTGGACCCAGCTGACCACCGGTGCCCAGGTCACCGGTCCGGGCTGGGTCACCGAGAAGCACGACTTCGACAGCGTTCCGGTGCTGGCCCGGCCCGGGTCGGTCATCGCGTTCGGCTCGGTCACCGACCGCCCGGACTACCCGTGGGCCGACGGCGTACGGCTGCGGATGTTCGCGCCGGCCCCCGGGCAGCGGACCCGGGTGCGGGTGCCGGCACCCGACGGTGGGCCGGGCACCGAGTTCGAGGTGTCCTACCAGGACGGAACGGCCAGCGCCGAGCTGGTGGCGGGCGCGTCGTCCGGGTACGAGTGCGAGGTGACGGGGGTGGCGACATGA
- a CDS encoding GH1 family beta-glucosidase gives MSDVVFPEGFVWGSATAAYQIEGAAKEDGRGPSIWDTYSHTPGRTLNGDTGDVAADHYHRWADDLDQVAALGLGAYRFSVAWPRVQPGGSGALNQAGVDFYSRLVDRLLELGVRPVATLYHWDLPQELEDAGGWPVRDTAARFADYAEKIVGALGDRVHTWTTFNEPWCSAYLGYASGVHAPGRTEPAAALAAVHHLNLAHGLAGRVIRDLAPAAQLSVTLNLHVIRPASDSAADADAARRIDALANRAFLGPMLDGAYPADLLADTATVTDWSFVRDGDEATAAVPLDVLGVNYYSTTLVRAWDGVSPKSDSDGHGRSAHSAWVGSEQVEFLPQPGPHTAMGWNIEPAGLTELLLRLHREYPDQPLMITENGAAFDDVVSPDGAIHDDRRIDYLHRHIAATHEAMAAGADVRGYFVWSLLDNFEWAYGYDRRFGIIRVDYETQQRAWKDSAHWYRRLTTTNRLP, from the coding sequence ATGAGCGACGTCGTGTTTCCTGAGGGATTCGTCTGGGGTTCGGCGACGGCGGCGTACCAGATCGAGGGCGCGGCGAAGGAGGACGGTCGGGGGCCGTCTATCTGGGACACCTACAGTCACACCCCGGGGCGCACCCTGAACGGGGACACCGGCGACGTCGCGGCCGACCACTACCACCGGTGGGCTGACGACCTCGACCAGGTGGCCGCGCTCGGGCTCGGGGCGTACCGGTTCTCGGTCGCCTGGCCCCGGGTGCAGCCCGGCGGCTCCGGTGCACTGAACCAGGCCGGGGTGGACTTCTACTCCCGCCTGGTGGACCGGCTGCTCGAACTCGGCGTCCGGCCGGTGGCCACGCTGTACCACTGGGACCTGCCGCAGGAGTTGGAGGACGCCGGCGGCTGGCCGGTCCGGGACACCGCCGCACGCTTCGCCGACTACGCCGAGAAGATCGTCGGGGCGCTCGGGGACCGGGTGCACACCTGGACCACGTTCAACGAGCCGTGGTGCTCGGCCTATCTCGGGTACGCCTCCGGGGTGCACGCACCGGGGCGGACCGAGCCGGCCGCGGCGCTGGCCGCCGTACACCACCTGAACCTGGCGCACGGCCTGGCCGGCCGGGTGATCCGCGACCTGGCACCGGCGGCGCAGCTCTCGGTCACGCTGAACCTGCACGTCATCCGACCGGCGTCGGACTCGGCCGCCGACGCCGACGCGGCACGCCGGATCGACGCCCTGGCCAACCGGGCTTTCCTCGGCCCGATGCTGGACGGCGCGTACCCGGCGGACCTGCTCGCCGACACCGCCACGGTCACCGACTGGTCGTTCGTCCGCGACGGCGACGAGGCCACCGCCGCGGTGCCGCTGGACGTGCTCGGCGTCAACTACTACTCGACCACGCTGGTCCGTGCCTGGGACGGCGTCTCACCCAAGTCGGACTCCGACGGGCACGGCCGCTCGGCGCACTCGGCGTGGGTCGGCTCGGAACAGGTCGAGTTCCTGCCGCAACCGGGTCCGCACACGGCGATGGGCTGGAACATCGAGCCGGCCGGCCTGACCGAGCTGCTGCTGCGCCTGCACCGCGAGTATCCTGACCAGCCGTTGATGATCACCGAGAACGGGGCCGCCTTCGACGACGTCGTGTCGCCGGACGGCGCGATCCACGACGACCGCCGGATCGACTATCTCCACCGGCACATCGCCGCCACCCACGAGGCGATGGCCGCCGGCGCCGACGTACGCGGCTACTTCGTCTGGTCCCTGCTCGACAACTTCGAATGGGCGTACGGCTACGACCGCCGCTTCGGCATCATCCGCGTCGACTACGAAACCCAGCAGCGCGCCTGGAAGGACTCCGCCCACTGGTACCGCCGCCTCACCACCACCAACCGCCTTCCCTGA
- a CDS encoding NTP transferase domain-containing protein: protein MIIAAGGGRRIGGPEALLHQGGKPLVDQMIDTLTEAGCGQIVVVLGAAADQVRQTADLSRATVVVNRAWGTGVGSSIRAGLAGIDDDRVEAAVVVPVDMPGLTAAAVRRVAALPFPDVLVCATYNGLRGYPMLFGRRHWPGIATLASADVGARPYLLAHKDQIVDIACDAVADGSRVDTPELMALYGLTVPEQRVGA, encoded by the coding sequence ATGATCATCGCTGCGGGGGGTGGCCGCCGGATCGGCGGGCCGGAGGCCCTGCTGCACCAGGGCGGCAAACCCCTGGTCGACCAGATGATCGACACGCTGACGGAGGCGGGCTGCGGGCAGATCGTGGTCGTTCTGGGCGCTGCGGCCGACCAGGTCCGCCAGACCGCCGACCTGAGTCGCGCCACGGTGGTGGTCAACCGCGCCTGGGGTACCGGCGTGGGCTCGTCCATCCGGGCCGGTCTCGCCGGCATCGACGACGACCGGGTCGAGGCGGCGGTGGTGGTGCCGGTGGACATGCCCGGGCTCACCGCCGCAGCGGTCCGCCGGGTGGCCGCGCTGCCCTTCCCCGACGTGCTGGTCTGTGCCACCTACAACGGCCTGCGCGGTTACCCGATGTTGTTCGGCCGTCGGCACTGGCCCGGCATCGCCACCCTGGCCAGTGCCGACGTCGGCGCCCGCCCGTACCTGCTGGCGCACAAGGACCAGATCGTCGACATCGCCTGCGACGCGGTGGCCGACGGCAGCCGGGTCGACACCCCCGAGCTGATGGCCCTGTACGGCCTCACCGTCCCCGAACAACGCGTCGGCGCCTGA
- a CDS encoding glycosyltransferase 87 family protein, which translates to MTTTGRPRVSTTAVSVTRPATQHRRRTLLIIGLVTAIGVAIAVLPGHRGWFDIGVYHGAVRHWADGGQLYEWVTWNQYGFTYPPFAALVMLPVAALPWHPAIAANLTLTVVAASFLLHLLVGPVARRAGWPRWHTFALAACLFAALNPVRDTVSFGQVNLLLMALVYVDLWLLERRHRLAGVGIGLAAAIKLTPAVFVAYLLVTRRWRAAATATLTTAVATLLAAVVAPNATRTYFTEALWDTGRVGKLEYVSNQSLLGLVARLDPAHPDRLLWLCLVAAALAFWWHQVRRAAGDERLGFAFTGVLGVLVSPVSWVHHLVWLVPGLIVLVGATLPWPSTRPVERWRLRVGVAGYAVLSSGVVWIFANGSSGPHGFLGGNAYLLVAVAMLLLPISGATGRRTPDGMSAQSG; encoded by the coding sequence ATGACCACCACCGGGCGGCCCCGGGTCAGCACCACCGCCGTCAGTGTGACCAGGCCGGCCACGCAGCACAGGCGTCGGACGCTGTTGATCATCGGGCTGGTCACCGCGATCGGCGTGGCGATCGCGGTGCTGCCCGGGCACCGTGGCTGGTTCGACATCGGTGTCTACCACGGTGCGGTACGCCACTGGGCGGACGGCGGCCAACTCTACGAGTGGGTGACCTGGAACCAGTACGGCTTCACCTATCCGCCCTTCGCCGCGTTGGTCATGCTGCCGGTGGCGGCCCTGCCCTGGCATCCGGCGATCGCGGCGAACCTGACGCTCACCGTCGTGGCAGCCAGCTTCCTGCTGCACCTGCTGGTCGGGCCTGTCGCGCGGCGCGCCGGCTGGCCGAGGTGGCACACCTTCGCGCTGGCGGCCTGCCTGTTCGCCGCGCTCAACCCGGTCCGCGACACGGTCAGTTTCGGGCAGGTGAATCTGCTGCTGATGGCCTTGGTCTACGTCGACCTGTGGCTGTTGGAGCGACGGCACCGGCTGGCCGGCGTCGGCATCGGACTGGCCGCCGCGATCAAGCTGACGCCGGCGGTATTCGTCGCGTACCTGCTGGTGACCCGACGGTGGCGGGCCGCCGCCACGGCCACGCTGACCACGGCGGTGGCGACCCTGCTGGCGGCAGTCGTGGCACCGAACGCCACCCGCACCTACTTCACCGAGGCGCTGTGGGACACCGGGCGGGTCGGGAAACTGGAGTACGTGTCGAACCAGTCGCTGTTGGGTCTGGTTGCCCGGCTCGACCCGGCGCATCCCGACCGGTTGCTGTGGCTGTGCCTGGTGGCCGCAGCGCTCGCCTTCTGGTGGCACCAGGTCCGACGGGCCGCGGGGGACGAACGCCTCGGGTTCGCCTTCACCGGGGTCCTCGGGGTACTGGTCAGCCCGGTCAGCTGGGTGCACCATCTCGTGTGGCTGGTGCCTGGGTTGATCGTCCTCGTCGGCGCGACGCTGCCGTGGCCGTCGACCAGACCCGTCGAACGATGGCGGCTGCGGGTCGGTGTCGCCGGGTACGCGGTGCTGAGCAGCGGAGTCGTGTGGATTTTCGCCAACGGGTCCAGCGGGCCGCACGGTTTTCTCGGCGGCAACGCCTATCTGCTGGTCGCGGTGGCGATGCTGCTGCTGCCGATTTCGGGCGCTACGGGCCGGCGCACGCCGGATGGGATGTCCGCGCAATCCGGATAG
- the mptB gene encoding polyprenol phosphomannose-dependent alpha 1,6 mannosyltransferase MptB: MLTPTSVIAYRLLGGLGGALLAVAGCGAGALPVRDALWWAAFRHADRPALVAGYAGLTLLTLAWWCAGRDLRGPGRTPDNPARARGTAVTLACWAGPLLLAPPMFSRDVYSYLAQGSMVLADLDVYRVGVAHLGGHLATEVPQMWQQTPAPYGPVFLSLVAGVSWFTGGHLALGVLMLRLVALAGVALLVINLPRLAHHCGVDPAAALWLGVLNPLVPLHLVAGAHNEAVMLGLLVLGLRLALADRFGAATVLVTFAALVKVPALLGLLVVGALAARRLGALRAVVRVAGLTVASGVAVTWASGIGYGWIDALATPVYRHSWSVSTALGRGAQRLAETFDLHLGATPMRAGVLLGLLGLLAVAVVAWHQRRRLGPPYAVGLVLLAVALLGPATRPWYALWGLVLLAAAAPHGRPRQAAALAATVLAFAVLPSGFGPDLGQAVLAAAGVLLGLATVGVLWLLTRSAPPALVGRR; this comes from the coding sequence GTGCTGACACCGACGAGCGTCATTGCGTACCGACTCCTGGGCGGGTTGGGTGGCGCCCTGCTGGCGGTCGCCGGCTGCGGTGCCGGCGCACTGCCGGTGCGGGACGCCCTGTGGTGGGCGGCCTTTCGGCATGCCGATCGGCCCGCGTTGGTGGCCGGCTACGCCGGTCTGACCCTGCTCACGCTCGCCTGGTGGTGCGCCGGTCGCGACCTGCGCGGGCCCGGCCGCACGCCGGACAATCCCGCCCGGGCCCGAGGCACCGCCGTCACGTTGGCCTGTTGGGCCGGGCCGTTGCTGCTGGCACCGCCGATGTTCTCCCGCGATGTCTACAGCTACCTGGCTCAGGGCTCGATGGTCCTGGCCGACCTGGATGTCTACCGGGTGGGCGTGGCGCACCTCGGTGGACACCTCGCCACCGAGGTGCCGCAGATGTGGCAGCAGACGCCCGCGCCGTACGGGCCGGTCTTCCTGTCCCTCGTCGCCGGAGTTTCCTGGTTCACCGGAGGGCATCTGGCGCTCGGCGTACTGATGCTGCGGCTCGTCGCACTGGCCGGGGTGGCGCTTCTCGTGATCAACCTGCCGCGTCTGGCGCACCACTGTGGGGTCGACCCGGCAGCCGCTCTCTGGCTGGGGGTGCTCAACCCGCTCGTTCCGCTGCACCTGGTCGCGGGTGCCCACAACGAGGCGGTGATGCTGGGCCTGCTCGTGCTCGGCCTTCGGCTGGCGCTCGCCGACCGGTTCGGCGCGGCCACCGTGCTGGTCACGTTCGCCGCCCTGGTCAAGGTGCCGGCGCTGCTGGGCCTGCTGGTGGTGGGCGCGCTTGCCGCCCGGCGCCTCGGCGCCCTCCGGGCGGTGGTGCGGGTCGCCGGCCTCACGGTGGCCAGCGGTGTGGCGGTGACCTGGGCGAGCGGAATCGGATACGGCTGGATCGACGCCCTCGCCACGCCCGTGTACCGGCACAGCTGGTCGGTCTCGACCGCCCTCGGCCGGGGTGCGCAGCGGCTCGCGGAGACGTTCGACCTGCATCTGGGTGCCACGCCGATGCGCGCCGGGGTTCTGCTGGGCCTGCTCGGGCTGCTCGCTGTCGCGGTGGTCGCCTGGCATCAGCGGCGTCGGCTGGGCCCGCCGTACGCGGTCGGCCTGGTCCTGCTGGCCGTGGCGCTGCTCGGTCCGGCGACCCGACCCTGGTACGCGCTGTGGGGGTTGGTGCTGCTCGCCGCGGCGGCGCCGCACGGACGGCCGCGGCAGGCAGCGGCGCTCGCCGCCACGGTGCTGGCATTTGCGGTCCTGCCCAGCGGTTTCGGCCCGGACCTGGGCCAGGCGGTGCTCGCGGCGGCAGGGGTCCTCCTTGGCCTGGCCACCGTCGGTGTGCTGTGGCTGCTCACCCGGTCCGCCCCGCCCGCCCTGGTTGGTCGCCGATGA
- a CDS encoding bifunctional 3'-5' exonuclease/DNA polymerase, with protein MSQGPGRITFVLVAVVSDERGGGVLQPLDPTGAPLGAPESVVDLPAAVAARERADQPRWVWASGAALYPTLLRAGVMVQRCHDVELTEALLLGYAGRWGEPRGLAAAWARLTGAPVPADPPPRAATPPGTGQAALFDAVPGPPGPGITVLTRVYADQLGRVAATGDPGRFRLLVAAESAGALIAAEMGAAGLPWRADVHDAVLAELLGEPSPVGGPPRRLAELAARIAAAFGVRQVHADSPAELLKAFARVGVELPNTRAWVLRGVDHPAVPLILEYKELYRIWTAHGRAWRDAWVRDGRFRPEYVPGGVVSGRWATRGGGALQIPKVIRRAVVADPGWRFVVADAGQLEPRVLAAVSGDVRLAAAGATGDLYAALARDAFDGDRGRAKLALLGAMYGQTGGAAVPALAVLRRSYPTAFGYVEAAARTGEVGGLVRSWLGRTCPPGTVGFGVDEEGVTDPEAGSDAQSPRARAARSRGRFTRNFVIQATAAEWASTLLAVLRGELAGTPAELVFFQHDEVIVHCPVARAEQVAEAVDRAGRRATTLLFGETPVRFPLDVSIVECYADAA; from the coding sequence CTGTCGCAGGGGCCGGGCAGAATCACGTTCGTGCTGGTGGCGGTGGTCTCGGACGAGCGGGGCGGGGGAGTGCTGCAACCCCTCGACCCGACCGGTGCGCCGCTGGGCGCGCCCGAATCGGTCGTCGATCTGCCCGCCGCGGTGGCCGCCCGGGAACGCGCCGACCAGCCGCGCTGGGTGTGGGCATCCGGTGCCGCGCTCTACCCGACGCTGCTCCGCGCCGGGGTCATGGTGCAGCGGTGTCACGACGTGGAGTTGACCGAGGCGCTGCTGCTCGGGTACGCGGGCCGGTGGGGTGAGCCCCGCGGGCTGGCAGCGGCCTGGGCGCGGTTGACCGGTGCGCCGGTGCCGGCCGATCCGCCGCCGCGCGCCGCCACCCCACCCGGCACCGGTCAGGCCGCGCTCTTCGACGCCGTGCCGGGGCCGCCGGGCCCCGGCATCACCGTCCTGACCCGGGTGTACGCCGACCAACTCGGCCGGGTCGCGGCGACCGGTGACCCGGGGCGGTTCCGGCTGCTCGTGGCGGCCGAGTCGGCCGGTGCGTTGATCGCGGCCGAGATGGGCGCGGCCGGGCTGCCCTGGCGGGCCGACGTGCACGACGCGGTCCTCGCCGAGTTACTGGGTGAACCCTCTCCGGTGGGTGGGCCGCCGCGCCGGCTGGCGGAGCTGGCCGCGCGGATCGCCGCCGCGTTCGGGGTCCGGCAGGTGCACGCGGACAGCCCGGCCGAGCTGCTGAAGGCGTTCGCGCGGGTCGGCGTGGAGCTGCCGAACACCCGGGCCTGGGTGCTGCGCGGGGTAGATCATCCAGCGGTGCCGCTGATCCTGGAGTACAAGGAGCTGTACCGGATCTGGACGGCGCACGGCCGAGCATGGCGGGACGCCTGGGTGCGCGACGGCCGGTTCCGCCCGGAGTACGTTCCCGGCGGGGTGGTGTCAGGGCGGTGGGCCACCCGGGGCGGCGGCGCGTTGCAGATTCCGAAGGTGATCCGCCGGGCGGTGGTGGCCGACCCGGGCTGGCGGTTCGTGGTGGCCGACGCCGGGCAGTTGGAGCCACGGGTGCTGGCGGCGGTCTCCGGTGACGTCCGGCTCGCCGCAGCCGGGGCGACCGGTGACCTTTACGCCGCGCTGGCTCGGGACGCGTTCGACGGTGACCGGGGCCGGGCCAAGCTGGCGCTGCTCGGGGCCATGTACGGGCAGACCGGTGGGGCCGCGGTGCCCGCGCTGGCGGTGCTGCGACGCAGCTATCCGACCGCGTTCGGCTACGTCGAGGCGGCGGCGCGGACCGGCGAGGTGGGCGGCCTGGTGCGTTCCTGGTTGGGGCGGACGTGCCCGCCCGGCACGGTGGGGTTCGGCGTGGATGAGGAGGGTGTGACGGATCCGGAGGCGGGCAGCGACGCCCAGTCACCCCGGGCCCGGGCGGCCCGGTCCCGGGGCAGGTTCACCCGCAACTTCGTCATCCAGGCCACCGCGGCCGAGTGGGCGTCCACCCTGCTCGCGGTGCTCCGCGGCGAGTTGGCCGGCACTCCGGCCGAGCTGGTCTTCTTCCAGCACGACGAGGTGATCGTGCACTGCCCGGTGGCGCGGGCCGAGCAGGTCGCCGAGGCGGTCGACCGGGCCGGTCGACGGGCCACCACGCTGCTGTTCGGGGAAACTCCGGTCCGCTTCCCGTTGGATGTGTCGATCGTGGAGTGTTATGCCGACGCCGCCTGA
- a CDS encoding nitroreductase family deazaflavin-dependent oxidoreductase: MPLPRWLARFNRRFVNPREVRRGVRPVLTHVGRSSGRTYQTPLDAHPLPDGYLFLPLYGPRTDWVRNVLAAGTARLSVDGEQVQLDSPRLVRKQEVWSLLPAGVKAPPGISDDSELLRMNLRRD; this comes from the coding sequence ATGCCGTTGCCGCGGTGGCTCGCCCGGTTCAACAGACGGTTCGTCAACCCGCGGGAAGTCCGTCGGGGCGTCCGACCGGTCCTGACGCACGTGGGCAGATCGTCCGGCAGGACGTACCAGACTCCGCTGGACGCCCACCCGCTGCCCGACGGATACCTGTTCCTTCCGCTGTACGGGCCGCGTACCGACTGGGTCCGCAACGTCCTCGCAGCCGGAACAGCACGGCTGTCCGTCGACGGCGAGCAGGTGCAGTTGGATTCTCCTCGGCTGGTGCGCAAGCAGGAGGTCTGGTCGCTGCTCCCGGCGGGCGTCAAGGCGCCACCGGGCATCTCCGACGACTCCGAACTGCTGCGGATGAACCTTCGCCGAGACTGA
- the rox gene encoding rifampin monooxygenase: MFDAIIVGGGPTGMMLASELRLRGVSVLVLEKEAEPPPFVRSLGLHVRSIEMLDQRGLLERFLENGKQFPIRGFFAGIDKPAPSGLDTAHGYVLGIPQTLTDRLLAEHTAEVGAEIRRGCAAVALEQDDDGVTVHLGDIGVSPVRARFVIGCDGGRSTVRRLLGVGFPGEPSRVDTLLGEFEVTASPEDIAEVVTEVRKTEKRFGVGPSGTPGTFRVVVPAEHVVEDRSKPPTLAEFQQQLRAYAGTDFGLHSPRWLSRFGDATRQAERYRVGRVFLAGDAAHVHPPMGGQGLNLGIQDAFNLGWKVAAAINGWAPDDLLDSYESERHPVAADVLDNTRAQMELTTNEPGPQAVRRLLAQLMDFNDVNRFLIEKVTAIGVRYDFGEGHALLGRRLRDVHVKRGRLFELMRSGNGLLLDQTGRLAVDGWRDRVDHVVDTTEELDVPAVLLRPDGHVAWVGADQQTLEVALTRWFGGAR; this comes from the coding sequence ATGTTTGATGCGATCATTGTCGGCGGTGGGCCCACCGGCATGATGTTGGCGAGCGAATTGCGGCTGCGGGGCGTCAGCGTGCTCGTGTTGGAGAAAGAGGCCGAGCCGCCGCCGTTCGTGCGGTCGCTCGGGCTGCACGTGCGCAGCATCGAGATGCTGGATCAGCGGGGGTTGTTGGAACGGTTCCTCGAAAATGGTAAGCAGTTTCCGATCCGGGGATTCTTCGCGGGTATCGACAAGCCCGCCCCCAGTGGACTGGACACCGCCCACGGATATGTGCTCGGGATCCCGCAGACGCTCACCGACCGGCTCCTCGCCGAGCACACGGCCGAGGTTGGCGCCGAGATCCGGCGGGGCTGCGCGGCGGTCGCGCTGGAGCAGGACGACGACGGGGTGACCGTCCATCTCGGAGACATCGGCGTGTCGCCGGTGCGCGCCCGGTTCGTGATCGGTTGTGACGGCGGGCGCAGCACGGTTCGGAGGCTGCTCGGCGTCGGCTTCCCGGGCGAGCCCTCGCGAGTCGACACGCTGCTCGGTGAATTCGAGGTGACGGCCTCACCGGAGGACATCGCCGAGGTGGTGACCGAGGTACGCAAGACCGAGAAGCGGTTCGGGGTCGGGCCGTCGGGCACGCCGGGGACATTCCGGGTGGTCGTGCCGGCGGAGCACGTGGTCGAAGATCGGTCGAAGCCGCCGACGCTCGCGGAGTTCCAGCAACAGTTGCGCGCGTACGCGGGCACGGACTTCGGGCTGCACTCGCCCCGTTGGCTGTCGCGCTTCGGTGATGCCACCCGCCAGGCGGAGCGATACCGGGTCGGACGGGTGTTCCTGGCCGGTGACGCCGCGCACGTGCACCCGCCGATGGGTGGTCAGGGCCTGAACCTCGGGATCCAGGACGCGTTCAACCTGGGTTGGAAGGTGGCGGCGGCGATCAACGGCTGGGCGCCGGACGATCTGCTGGACAGCTACGAGTCCGAGCGGCATCCGGTGGCAGCGGACGTGCTCGACAACACGCGGGCCCAGATGGAGTTGACCACCAACGAGCCTGGGCCGCAGGCCGTCCGACGGTTGCTGGCGCAGCTGATGGACTTCAACGACGTCAACCGGTTCCTGATCGAGAAAGTCACGGCGATCGGTGTCCGGTACGACTTCGGCGAGGGCCATGCCCTGCTCGGGCGGCGGCTGCGCGACGTCCACGTCAAACGTGGGCGGCTGTTCGAGTTGATGCGCTCCGGGAATGGGCTGTTACTCGACCAGACCGGGCGACTCGCGGTGGACGGCTGGCGCGACCGGGTAGATCATGTCGTCGACACCACTGAGGAACTGGACGTGCCGGCGGTCCTGCTTCGGCCGGACGGGCACGTCGCGTGGGTCGGCGCGGACCAGCAGACCCTTGAGGTGGCGCTAACCAGGTGGTTCGGTGGTGCTCGCTGA